The proteins below are encoded in one region of Thunnus maccoyii chromosome 24, fThuMac1.1, whole genome shotgun sequence:
- the cryaa gene encoding alpha-crystallin A chain, giving the protein MDIAIQHPWFRRALGSVYPARLFDQFFGEGMFDYDLFPYTTSTISPYYRQSLFRNFLDSSNSGMSEVRSDRDKFAVFLDVKHFSPDELSVKITDDYVEIQGKHGERQDDHGFISREFHRRYRLPSNVDQSSITCSLSADGLLTLIGPKVSGGSDSSRSERSIPVTRDDKPNAAASS; this is encoded by the exons ATGGATATTGCCATCCAGCACCCCTGGTTCAGACGCGCCCTGGGCTCTGTCTACCCTGCCCGACTCTTCGACCAGTTTTTTGGAGAGGGCATGTTTGACTACGACCTCTTCCCCTacaccacctccaccatcaGCCCCTATTACAGACAGTCGCTCTTCCGCAACTTTTTGGACTCTTCCAACTCTGGCATGTCGGAG GTGAGGTCTGACAGGGATAAGTTTGCCGTCTTCCTGGACGTCAAGCACTTCTCTCCTGATGAGCTCAGTGTGAAGATCACTGATGACTATGTGGAGATCCAGGGCAAGcatggagagagacag GATGACCATGGTTTCATCTCTCGTGAGTTTCATCGCCGCTACCGCCTCCCCTCCAATGTTGACCAATCATCAATCACCTGCTCCCTGTCAGCTGATGGTCTGCTGACTCTGATTGGGCCAAAGGTCTCTGGGGGAAGTGATTCCAGCCGCAGTGAGCGCAGCATCCCTGTCACCCGTGACGACAAGCCCAACGCTGCTGCGTCCTCCTAG